The Lates calcarifer isolate ASB-BC8 unplaced genomic scaffold, TLL_Latcal_v3 _unitig_2625_quiver_1908, whole genome shotgun sequence genome window below encodes:
- the LOC108892973 gene encoding LOW QUALITY PROTEIN: atrial natriuretic peptide-converting enzyme-like (The sequence of the model RefSeq protein was modified relative to this genomic sequence to represent the inferred CDS: inserted 2 bases in 1 codon; added 185 bases not found in genome assembly) → RPWFTTANSTNPSPSYEAGSVTASPRNHSKGGDDDVTYLSQSTPAATTGAAPPSSXRATPTPPYTTPPDWLTSVTSLSTAWPTGATPAPDTGGCQLIVEPQCHMLPYNQTWLSSSAAVVKSSEVDMLLRFFSYLSRLSCYRHIMLFGCSLALPECVTADGSHNRRVVLPCASFCEAAREGCEPVLQMFNASWPDFLRCSQFSNVSSASPPPSPSSSSSPSSSPSPTATAGPAPAACYTPRQIKGKPSVCGGKDHFLCATGICVPQKLVCNGYNDCDDWSDETHCVCTEGEFRCNTGRCLSPALVCDGYDDCGDLSDELNCVCDLAREHRCGDGRCVSRDWLCDGDHDCLDKTDELNCSCKSQGLLECRNGQCIPSAFRCDGEDDCKDGSDEEHCSREQTQGVCVPGQPSCISTSCPSVCAGGSAACDPRNNNNNNNCTRCEPISLELCMNLPYNLTSYPNYLGHLSQRESSVSWESSLFPALVQTGCYQYLMFYACTLLVPKCDPVSLQRVPPCRSLCRNAKEKCESVLGIVGLQWPEDSDCSQFPEEGGNTTCLLPEAGVDECSPSHFKCRSGRCVLASKRCDGHLDCDDHSDEDNCGCSERALWECPGSKVCIKASMICDGFPDCPLLADEANCSVCRDNELSCNNHQCVHRTLWCDGKKHCSDSSDEWDCVSLADRSGSVLTVFRTAAEYQVCADEWNHELSKLTCDQLGLGVPSSVSMVPDQPGVPGRRRWLHVHPEWNLRNGSALQARLEKRSHACHSRRRVSVLCTREECGLHPAVGVYPHRKKRILGGRVSRRGAWPWQCSLQSGQSGHVCGCVLIARRWALTVAHCFEGRESAELWKVVLGLNNLDHPGVHSQSRRVRSIIVHPRYNRAVVDYDISVVQLDSEVEETLFVRPVCLPQPGQLPSPDSYCYITGWGHMGNRMPFKLQEGEVRIISLSQCQSYFDMKTITPRMLCAGYDAGTVDSCMGDSGGPLVCEEEDGHWT, encoded by the exons CGACCCTGGTTTACCACAGCCAACAGCACAAACCCCTCCCCTTCCTACGAGGCAGGAAGCGTCACGGCCTCGCCGCGAAACCACAGCAAAGGTGGCGACGATGACGTCACGTACCTCAGCCAGAGCACACCTGCCGCGACCACCGGCGCTGCCCCGCCCTCCTC CAGGGCCACGCCCACACCGCCCTACACGACGcctcctgattggctgacgTCCGTGACATCGCTGAGCACCGCCTGGCCGACGGGCGCCACCCCGGCACCTGACACAG GTGGCTGTCAGCTGATCGTGGAGCCTCAGTGTCACATGTTGCCCTACAATCAAACATGGCTGTCCTCGTCCGCCGCCGTGGTGAAGAGCTCCGAGGTCGACATGTTGctaag GTTCTTCAGCTACCTCAGCAGACTCTCCTGCTACAGACACATCATGCTGTTCGGCTGCTCGCTCGCTCTGCCCGAGTGTGTGACCGCCGACGGCTCGCAcaacag gcggGTCGTGCTGCCCTGTGCGTCGTTCTGCGAGGCGGCGAGGGAAGGCTGCGAGCCCGTCCTCCAGATGTTCAACGCCTCCTGGCCTGACTTCCTGCGCTGCTCTCAGTTCAGCAACGTCAGCTCCGCCTCGCCGCcgccatcaccatcatcatcatcatcaccgtcATCATCACCGTCACCCACGGCAACAGCAGGCCCCGCCCCTGCTGCCTGTTACACTCCACGACAGATCAAAGGGAAACcat CTGTGTGCGGCGGGAAGGACCACTTCCTGTGCGCGACAGGGATTTGTGTCCCACAGAAACTGGTGTGTAACGGCTACAACGACTGTGACGACTGGAGCGACGAGACACACTgcg tgtgCACAGAGGGAGAGTTTCGCTGTAACACCGGTCGGTGTCTCTCGCCCGCTCTGGTGTGTGACGGCTACGACGACTGTGGAGACCTGAGCGACGAACTCAACTGTg tgtgtgatctGGCTCGTGAGCATCGCTGTGGCGACGGTCGTTGCGTGTCCAGAGACTGGTTGTGTGACGGAGACCACGACTGTCTGGACAAGACCGACGAGCTCAACTGCT cctgtAAGAGTCAGGGTCTGTTGGAGTGCAGGAACGGTCAGTGTATTCCTTCTGCGTTTCGCTGTGACGGGGAGGACGACTGTAAAGACGGCAGCGACGAGGAGCACTGCAGCCGAGAGCAGA ctcagggtgtgtgtgttcccgGTCAGCCCAGCTGTATCTCCACTTCCTGTCCATCAGTGTGTGCAGGGGGAAGTGCCGCCTGTGACCCccgaaacaacaacaacaacaacaactgca CTCGCTGTGAGCCCATCAGCCTGGAGCTGTGCATGAACCTGCCCTACAACCTGACCAGTTACCCCAACTACCTGGGCCACCTGTCCCAGAGAGAGAGCTCCGTGTCCTGGGAGTCCTCGCTGTTCCCGGCCCTGGTCCAGACCGGCTGCTACCAGTACCTCATGTTCTACGCCTGCACGCTGCTGGTTCCCAAGTGTGACCCGGTCAGTCTGCAGAGGGTCCCGCCCTGCAG GTCATTGTGTCGTAATGCGAAGGAGAAGTGTGAGTCGGTGCTCGGCATTGTGGGATTGCAGTGGCCTGAGGACTCAGACTGCAGCCAGTTTCCAGAGGAGGGTGGGAACACCACCTGCCTGCTGCCGGAGGCCGGAGTGGACG AGTGCTCCCCCAGCCACTTTAAGTGTCGGTCGGGTCGCTGCGTCCTGGCGTCCAAACGCTGCGACGGACACCTGGACTGTGACGACCACAGCGACGAGGACAACTgtg GCTGCTCTGAGCGCGCTCTGTGGGAGTGTCCCGGCAGTAAGGTGTGTATCAAAGCCAGCATGATCTGTGATGGATTCCCAGACTGCCCCCTGCTGGCGGACGAGGCCAACTGCT CTGTGTGCAGAGATAACGAACTCTCCTGTAACAACCATCAGTGTGTTCACCGCACGCTGTGGTGCGACGGAAAGAAACACTGTTCAGACAGCTCTGATGAGTGGGACTGtg tgtctctGGCTGATCGATCAGGTTCTGTATTGACGGTGTTCAGGACGGCAGCAGAGTACCAGGTCTGTGCCGACGAGTGGAACCACGAGCTCAGCAAACTGACCTGCGACCAGCTGGGACTAGG ggtTCCCTCTTCTGTCTCCATGGTACCGGACCAGCCGGGGGTCCCGGGCCGTCGCCGTTGGTTACACGTCCATCCTGAGTGGAACCTGAGGAACGGTTCTGCTCTGCAGGCCCGACTGGAGAAGAGAAG tcatgCGTGTCATTCCAGGAGGAGAGTCTCAGTTCTTTGCACCAGAGAAG aGTGTGGCCTCCACCCGGCGGTGGGCGTCTACCCCCACAGGAAGAAGAGGATCCTGGGAGGGCGGGTGTCCCGGCGGGGGGCGTGGCCGTGGCAGTGCTCACTGCAGAGCGGGCAGAGCGGACACGTCTGCGGCTGCGTCCTCATCGCCCGGAGGTGGGCTCTGACCGTCGCACACTGCTTCGAGGG GAGGGAGAGTGCGGAGCTGTGGAAGGTGGTGCTGGGTCTGAATAACCTGGACCACCCAGGTGTTCACAGTCAGAGCCGCAGGGTGCGCTCCATCATCGTACACCCACGCTACAACCGGGCGGTGGTGGACTACGACATCAGCGTGGTGCAGCTGGACTCTGAG gtggaggAAACGCTGTTCGTCAGACCGGTGTGTCTGCCACAGCCCGGCCAGCTGCCCTCACCTGACTCCTACTGCTACATCACCGGCTGGGGTCACATGGGCAACAGGA